The Hemiscyllium ocellatum isolate sHemOce1 chromosome 22, sHemOce1.pat.X.cur, whole genome shotgun sequence genome includes a region encoding these proteins:
- the atp5md gene encoding ATP synthase membrane subunit DAPIT, mitochondrial: MAGHDAGSQHQFTGFQKYFNSYTITGRRNYVIATYTGIAAICLFFKLRSKKKTPPAITEQK; the protein is encoded by the exons ATGGCAGGTCATGATGCTGGTAGCCAGCACCAGTTCACTGGCTTCCAGAAGTACTTCAATTCTTACACCATCACTGGGAGGAGGAAT TATGTGATAGCAACATACACTGGGATCGCAGCAATTTGTTTATTCTTCAAATTAAGATCAAAAAAGAAGACGCCACCAGCGATCACGGAACAAAAATGA